A portion of the Bifidobacterium bifidum ATCC 29521 = JCM 1255 = DSM 20456 genome contains these proteins:
- the hrpA gene encoding ATP-dependent RNA helicase HrpA, giving the protein MKFTYPSELPVSAARDDIAKAVSSSQVVIVSGQTGSGKTTQLPKILLELGRGTHGRQIVHTQPRRLAARTVAERIASEMGVHLGDEIGYQVRFTDETSPKTRLRVVTDGILLAQIQRDPQLRQYDTIVIDEAHERSLNIDFLLGYLTALLPKRRDLKLIITSATIDSVKFQEHFEHALHEKVPVIEVSGRTYPVQVVYEPLGTAPALMRHVPGFETGAMPGEESYAELSAAPSDGGRDRGSSREPDMDMPTAVARACAELIIHSSHERGARDILVFASGERDIHEFENALRRHYGPRADDMRHPDAIEIMPLFARLSSKEQHRVFEPHTHQRIVIATNVAETSLTVPGIRYVVDPGTARISRYSKTAKVQRLPIEPISQASADQRSGRCGRIADGIAIRLYSREDYENRPRFTEPEILRTSLGAVVLHMLSVGVARTAEDVTNFGFIDPPDMKAVSDGFNELTELKAIGRKRGEVTLTHVGRQLARIPIDVRLGRMVIEAAKSSTPDTLAAVLVIVAFLSLQDPRERPDEARDEADRIHNRYADPSSDYLTALNIWDRIFQADGEPSNNALRRICKSEYFSWLRVRQWKDLVNQLTEMCRELKFKVGSPQPASRPDLAVRQLPINQQAAHSLCCSWDDRGIHTSMLSGLLSMMGMQIVREPKASDFAGLKGAAKAKAIKRAQKMAKNDYQGARGTHFALFPASAVAKSTPQWVMSTELVETSRLWARYSAAIDPAWAEPLAGQLTRTTYAEPHWSGSRGSAVATAKVLLYGLPIISDRTVQWGRINPMEARDFLIRQGLVEGDVQQRFSYDDFLARNRDILDEAAEDASRTRQVSQSVSDEDLYDFYQSVIPNDVTCVADLAKWWKREHGEHPHLLDFDPDKVERLSSAESVSLADYPDHWHALGTDGQPIDLRLSYIYDPHDPADGVTVHVPLKALSRLTPEQFTWNVPGLLDELIVGLIKSLPKSLRVQFVPAPDTARKIRAWIDDRYPALPGTGTSDGQGHAWPDLPHVFTQAAIDTVGAQIHPEVLTGELWEKLPAYLRMTFSIEQQLPAPRNARGRRHARGPVKVLGSGKSLTALQRQFAEQAEASARRMVEHKAEQAASQGKLVEQANLLHKAGATSESRAVMLWRGALDALRMPSERISSRWLGAEALMLASAPYPSTKALVEDLQLATVKRLLPNIDTLPDDDALADAVMGVTEVYEDTVYALAHDVIAILRAYANVDKATSGKADLPMLSVLQSVREHIATLVFPGFIGAMPPAALPRIPKYLEADLIRLTKAKNDKNRDVRWAWEADEARQLVDKAVQRAKTEPAGPRHEALTKQADDARWMLEEFYVSLWAQELGTAKPVSLQRIKKTLGK; this is encoded by the coding sequence ATGAAATTCACATATCCTTCCGAGCTGCCGGTCTCGGCGGCTCGCGATGACATCGCCAAGGCGGTGTCATCAAGCCAGGTCGTCATCGTCTCGGGCCAGACCGGTTCGGGCAAGACCACGCAGCTGCCGAAGATCCTGCTGGAGCTCGGCCGCGGTACGCACGGCCGGCAGATTGTACACACGCAGCCGCGCAGGCTCGCCGCGCGAACCGTCGCCGAACGCATCGCCTCCGAAATGGGCGTCCATCTGGGCGACGAGATCGGCTATCAGGTGCGGTTCACCGACGAGACGTCGCCGAAGACCCGGCTGCGCGTCGTCACCGACGGCATCCTGCTGGCGCAGATCCAGCGCGACCCCCAGCTGCGGCAATACGACACGATCGTCATCGACGAGGCGCATGAGCGCAGCCTGAACATCGACTTCCTGCTCGGATACCTCACCGCGCTGCTGCCGAAACGTCGCGACCTGAAGCTGATCATCACCTCGGCGACCATCGATTCGGTGAAGTTTCAGGAGCATTTCGAGCATGCGCTGCACGAGAAGGTTCCGGTCATCGAGGTCTCCGGCCGCACCTACCCCGTGCAGGTCGTCTACGAGCCGCTGGGCACCGCGCCCGCGCTGATGCGGCACGTGCCCGGATTCGAGACCGGCGCGATGCCCGGCGAGGAATCGTATGCCGAACTGTCGGCGGCGCCCTCCGACGGCGGCCGGGACCGTGGCTCATCTCGCGAACCCGACATGGACATGCCCACGGCAGTCGCCAGGGCGTGCGCGGAGCTCATCATCCATTCCAGCCATGAGCGCGGCGCCCGCGACATCCTCGTGTTCGCCTCCGGCGAGCGCGACATCCACGAGTTCGAGAACGCGCTGCGCCGCCATTACGGCCCGCGCGCCGACGACATGCGCCACCCCGACGCCATCGAGATCATGCCGCTGTTCGCCCGCCTGTCGTCCAAGGAGCAGCACCGCGTCTTCGAGCCGCACACGCACCAGCGCATCGTCATCGCCACGAACGTGGCCGAAACGTCACTGACCGTGCCGGGCATCCGCTACGTGGTCGACCCGGGCACGGCCCGCATCAGCCGGTATTCGAAGACCGCCAAGGTGCAGCGGCTGCCCATCGAGCCGATCAGCCAGGCGAGCGCCGACCAGCGGTCCGGCCGGTGCGGCCGTATCGCGGACGGCATCGCCATCCGCCTGTATTCGCGTGAGGACTACGAGAACCGTCCTCGGTTCACCGAGCCGGAGATCCTGCGCACATCGCTGGGTGCCGTGGTGCTGCACATGCTGTCGGTGGGCGTCGCCCGTACGGCCGAGGATGTGACGAATTTCGGGTTCATCGACCCGCCGGACATGAAGGCGGTCTCCGACGGCTTCAACGAGCTGACGGAGCTCAAGGCGATCGGCCGCAAGCGCGGCGAGGTGACGCTGACGCATGTCGGACGGCAGCTCGCCCGCATCCCCATCGATGTCCGTCTCGGCCGCATGGTGATCGAGGCCGCGAAATCCAGCACGCCCGACACGTTGGCTGCCGTGCTGGTGATCGTGGCGTTCCTGAGCCTTCAGGATCCGCGTGAACGCCCGGACGAGGCCCGGGATGAGGCCGACCGCATCCACAACCGGTATGCGGATCCGTCCAGCGACTATCTGACCGCGCTGAACATCTGGGACCGTATCTTCCAGGCCGATGGCGAGCCGAGCAACAATGCGCTGCGCCGTATCTGCAAGAGCGAGTATTTCAGCTGGCTGCGCGTACGCCAGTGGAAGGACCTGGTCAATCAGCTGACGGAGATGTGCCGCGAACTCAAGTTCAAGGTCGGCTCCCCGCAGCCGGCCTCCCGCCCCGATCTGGCGGTACGCCAGCTGCCGATCAACCAGCAGGCGGCCCATTCGCTGTGCTGCTCGTGGGACGACCGCGGCATTCACACGTCGATGCTCTCCGGCCTGCTGTCGATGATGGGCATGCAGATCGTGCGCGAGCCGAAGGCCTCCGATTTCGCCGGTCTCAAGGGCGCGGCGAAGGCCAAGGCCATCAAGCGGGCTCAGAAGATGGCGAAGAACGACTATCAGGGCGCGCGAGGCACTCATTTCGCATTGTTCCCGGCCTCGGCCGTGGCCAAATCCACCCCGCAGTGGGTGATGAGCACGGAACTGGTGGAGACGAGCCGCCTGTGGGCGAGGTACAGCGCCGCCATCGACCCGGCGTGGGCCGAGCCGCTGGCCGGGCAGCTGACCCGCACCACGTATGCGGAGCCGCACTGGTCTGGTTCGCGCGGCTCCGCCGTCGCCACGGCGAAGGTGCTGCTGTACGGTCTGCCGATCATCTCGGACCGCACCGTGCAATGGGGGCGCATCAACCCCATGGAGGCCCGCGACTTCCTGATCCGGCAGGGCCTTGTCGAGGGGGACGTCCAGCAGCGGTTCAGCTATGACGATTTTTTGGCCCGAAACCGCGACATCCTGGACGAGGCGGCCGAGGACGCCAGTCGCACCAGGCAGGTCTCGCAGTCCGTCAGCGACGAGGACCTCTACGACTTCTACCAGTCGGTCATCCCCAATGACGTGACCTGCGTCGCCGACCTGGCGAAATGGTGGAAGCGCGAGCACGGCGAACACCCGCATCTGCTCGATTTCGACCCGGACAAGGTCGAACGCCTGTCATCGGCGGAGTCGGTGAGCCTCGCCGACTATCCGGACCATTGGCATGCGCTCGGCACGGACGGCCAGCCGATCGACCTGCGGCTCAGCTACATCTACGACCCGCACGACCCCGCCGACGGCGTGACCGTGCACGTGCCGCTCAAGGCGCTGTCCCGTCTGACACCGGAACAGTTCACATGGAACGTTCCCGGACTGCTCGACGAGCTGATCGTGGGGCTGATCAAGTCCCTGCCGAAATCACTGCGCGTGCAGTTCGTGCCCGCACCGGACACCGCGCGCAAGATCCGCGCATGGATAGACGACCGGTATCCGGCCCTGCCCGGCACCGGCACGTCCGACGGCCAGGGCCACGCATGGCCCGACCTGCCGCACGTGTTCACCCAGGCGGCGATCGACACCGTGGGCGCTCAGATCCACCCGGAGGTGCTGACCGGCGAACTATGGGAGAAGCTGCCCGCCTATCTGCGGATGACGTTCTCCATCGAGCAGCAACTCCCCGCGCCGCGCAACGCACGCGGGCGGCGGCATGCACGTGGCCCGGTGAAGGTACTGGGTTCAGGCAAATCCCTGACCGCGTTGCAACGGCAGTTCGCCGAACAGGCGGAGGCATCCGCCCGGCGCATGGTCGAACACAAGGCGGAACAGGCCGCCAGCCAGGGCAAACTGGTCGAACAGGCCAACCTGCTGCACAAGGCCGGGGCGACGAGCGAGTCGCGCGCGGTGATGCTGTGGCGGGGCGCCCTGGACGCGCTGCGCATGCCTTCGGAGCGTATCTCGTCTCGGTGGCTCGGCGCCGAGGCGCTGATGCTCGCGTCGGCGCCATACCCCTCCACCAAGGCGCTGGTGGAGGACCTGCAGCTGGCCACCGTCAAACGTCTGCTGCCGAACATCGACACGCTCCCCGACGACGATGCGCTCGCCGATGCGGTGATGGGGGTGACCGAGGTCTACGAGGACACCGTCTACGCCCTCGCCCATGATGTCATCGCCATCCTGCGCGCGTACGCGAATGTCGACAAGGCGACCTCCGGCAAGGCCGACCTGCCGATGCTGTCGGTGCTGCAATCGGTGCGCGAGCATATCGCCACGCTGGTGTTCCCCGGGTTCATCGGCGCGATGCCGCCCGCCGCCCTGCCGCGCATACCGAAGTATCTGGAGGCCGACCTGATCCGTCTCACCAAGGCGAAGAACGACAAGAACCGCGACGTGCGATGGGCCTGGGAGGCCGACGAGGCGCGACAGCTGGTCGACAAGGCCGTTCAGCGTGCCAAGACGGAGCCCGCGGGCCCACGCCATGAGGCACTGACGAAACAGGCCGACGACGCGCGCTGGATGCTGGAGGAGTTCTACGTCTCTCTGTGGGCCCAGGAGCTTGGCACCGCGAAGCCGGTCAGCTTGCAGCGAATCAAGAAAACGCTCGGCAAATAG
- a CDS encoding class I SAM-dependent methyltransferase — MKTQHASDASKRDGNATEQYFATEPSSEDVRRRMKVTLRGQDAVVEVSNGVFSGSRLDLGTSVLLREVPEPPETGTLLDLGCGWGPVSLALAFASPKADVWAVDVNERALDLTRANAKSNGCEHIHAASPEQVPADLTFDAIWSNPPIRIGKDALHDLLMTWLPRLNPAGAAYLVVQKNLGADSLIPWLATALGDDYEVSKYHSAKGYRVIEVLRNK; from the coding sequence ATGAAAACGCAGCATGCCTCGGATGCCTCGAAGCGGGACGGGAACGCCACCGAACAGTATTTCGCCACCGAACCGTCCTCCGAGGACGTTCGCCGTCGCATGAAGGTGACGCTGCGCGGGCAGGATGCCGTGGTCGAGGTGTCGAACGGCGTGTTCTCCGGCTCGCGCCTGGATCTGGGCACGTCGGTGCTGCTGCGCGAGGTGCCGGAGCCGCCGGAGACGGGGACGCTGCTGGATCTGGGCTGCGGATGGGGACCCGTGTCGCTTGCGCTGGCGTTCGCCTCGCCCAAGGCCGACGTCTGGGCCGTGGACGTGAACGAACGCGCGCTCGACCTGACCCGCGCCAACGCCAAGTCCAACGGCTGCGAGCACATCCATGCCGCGTCGCCGGAGCAGGTGCCGGCCGATCTGACGTTCGACGCGATCTGGTCGAACCCGCCGATCCGCATCGGCAAGGACGCGCTGCACGACCTGCTGATGACGTGGCTGCCGCGGCTCAACCCCGCAGGCGCCGCGTACCTGGTGGTGCAGAAAAACTTGGGCGCCGACTCGCTGATCCCCTGGCTCGCCACCGCGCTGGGCGACGATTATGAGGTGTCGAAGTATCATTCCGCGAAGGGATATCGCGTCATTGAAGTGTTGAGGAACAAGTAA
- a CDS encoding DUF5067 domain-containing protein — MGLFSRHHDDDYVSPFDVDDSPAYISIDSQTSQVDEPAYQQPRSGRISPDADRRRPAGKPAAPSPADEPGGPARTGAGDAPLNPSYNGHPYRGGYGHVQSKSDRKPGGATKRQRRSWVAVIAIIVFALGSNLVSHIISTGGSSDSDDSSYSFKSPSQDNKPTRVKTGETTSFGNRKATVTIAKATTGPTDHDGHKTVIITYHWKNTGDANTTFGELAMDLQVYQSGIGLNKTYLHSRGGSSIEGYKTQSDDIKIAKGEESDATIAYQLNDATGDLYVVANQATRYHEGIVSAFKAPTSGTQYEQVQPDDIAPAPKAAEAEKRKMKRISSYSGDALVSIDDVTTGPDDYQGRHTIIVTITWVNQSEANEPLSNAVKLTVTQDGSQLEMNYYTEPPLPQGYENMSFSRSVQPGVLAKATVSYVVEDPGQPVKVRLSSTYGGNDMVTKKMTPRKVE, encoded by the coding sequence ATGGGATTGTTCAGCAGGCATCATGACGACGATTATGTATCGCCGTTCGATGTGGACGATTCGCCGGCGTACATCAGCATCGATTCCCAGACCTCGCAGGTCGACGAGCCGGCGTATCAGCAGCCCAGAAGCGGCCGAATCAGCCCCGATGCCGATCGTCGCCGACCGGCAGGCAAGCCGGCCGCCCCGAGCCCCGCAGACGAACCAGGCGGGCCGGCACGGACCGGAGCGGGCGACGCTCCCCTCAATCCGTCCTACAACGGCCATCCATATCGCGGCGGCTACGGACACGTGCAGTCCAAGAGCGACCGCAAACCCGGCGGAGCCACGAAGCGCCAGCGCCGATCCTGGGTTGCCGTCATCGCCATAATCGTGTTCGCGCTGGGATCAAACCTGGTGAGTCATATCATCAGCACAGGCGGCAGCAGCGACTCAGACGACTCATCGTACTCATTCAAGTCGCCCTCCCAAGACAACAAGCCGACCCGCGTGAAAACCGGCGAGACGACATCGTTCGGCAACCGGAAGGCCACGGTCACCATAGCCAAGGCGACCACCGGCCCCACGGATCACGACGGGCACAAGACGGTGATCATCACCTACCATTGGAAGAACACCGGCGATGCCAATACGACCTTCGGGGAACTCGCCATGGACCTGCAGGTATATCAGAGCGGCATCGGCCTGAACAAAACCTACCTGCACAGCCGCGGCGGCTCATCCATCGAAGGGTACAAGACGCAGTCGGACGACATCAAGATCGCAAAGGGCGAGGAAAGCGACGCGACCATCGCGTACCAGCTGAACGACGCGACGGGCGACCTGTACGTCGTAGCCAATCAGGCGACCCGCTACCATGAGGGCATCGTGTCCGCGTTCAAGGCACCGACCAGCGGCACGCAATACGAGCAGGTCCAGCCTGACGACATCGCTCCCGCCCCGAAAGCCGCCGAGGCGGAGAAGCGCAAGATGAAGCGGATCAGCAGCTACAGCGGGGACGCCCTCGTCTCCATCGACGACGTGACGACGGGCCCCGACGACTATCAGGGCCGTCACACCATCATCGTCACCATCACATGGGTGAACCAATCCGAGGCCAATGAGCCATTGTCCAACGCCGTGAAGCTCACCGTCACGCAGGACGGCTCACAGCTGGAAATGAACTACTACACCGAGCCGCCGCTCCCACAAGGGTACGAGAACATGAGTTTCAGCCGCTCCGTCCAGCCGGGGGTCCTGGCCAAGGCGACGGTCTCCTATGTGGTCGAAGACCCGGGCCAGCCGGTCAAGGTTCGCCTGTCCAGCACCTACGGGGGCAACGACATGGTCACCAAGAAGATGACGCCGCGCAAGGTCGAGTGA
- the glnA gene encoding type I glutamate--ammonia ligase, translated as MDKQQEFALRTVEERDVRFIRLWFTDVLGTLKSVAIAPAELEAAFEEGLGFDGSAIEGMTRVSEDDMIVQPDPSTFQILPWRGGPQGTARMFCDILTPDGEPSLGDPRHVLKRALAKAKEKGFTFYVHPEIEFYLFENQTDWSKAPTPIDEGGYFDHVPRSPGMDFRRATVNMLEQMGISVEYSHHEAGPGQNEIDLRYADALTTADNIMTFRTVVKEISLERGIHASFMPKPLADAPGSGMHTHLSLFEGDSNAFYEAGQEFNMSLTARQFAAGILHHAAEICAVTDQFVNSYKRLWGGAEAPSYICWGHNNRSALLRIPQYKPGKGNSARMEFRGLDPVANPYLAYSVLLAAGLDGIEQQMTLGEPTSDDVWELTDAERQAMGIEPLPDSLDAALKIMEKSDFVADVLGEHAFEYFLRNKHQEWDEYRGQVTPYELKKYLPKL; from the coding sequence ATGGATAAGCAGCAAGAGTTTGCCCTGCGCACGGTTGAGGAACGCGACGTGCGCTTTATTCGGTTGTGGTTCACTGACGTGCTGGGCACGTTGAAATCCGTGGCCATCGCGCCCGCCGAGTTGGAGGCGGCGTTCGAGGAGGGGCTTGGCTTCGACGGTTCCGCCATCGAGGGAATGACGCGCGTGTCGGAGGACGACATGATCGTGCAGCCCGACCCGTCCACGTTCCAGATACTGCCGTGGCGTGGCGGCCCGCAGGGTACCGCTCGCATGTTCTGCGACATTCTCACGCCCGACGGCGAGCCGTCCCTGGGTGACCCGCGCCACGTGCTCAAGCGTGCGCTCGCCAAGGCGAAGGAGAAGGGTTTCACGTTCTACGTGCACCCGGAGATTGAGTTCTATCTGTTCGAGAACCAGACCGACTGGTCGAAGGCGCCGACTCCAATCGACGAGGGCGGCTATTTCGACCATGTGCCGCGCAGCCCGGGCATGGACTTCCGCCGCGCCACCGTCAACATGCTGGAGCAGATGGGCATCTCCGTCGAATACTCGCACCATGAGGCGGGTCCCGGCCAGAACGAGATCGACCTGCGGTATGCCGACGCGCTGACCACGGCCGACAACATCATGACGTTCCGCACGGTCGTCAAGGAAATCTCGCTGGAGCGCGGCATCCACGCCAGCTTCATGCCCAAGCCGCTCGCCGACGCGCCCGGTTCCGGCATGCACACGCACCTGAGCCTGTTCGAGGGTGATTCCAACGCGTTCTACGAGGCCGGCCAGGAGTTCAACATGTCCCTGACCGCCCGACAGTTCGCCGCGGGCATCCTGCATCATGCGGCGGAGATCTGCGCGGTCACCGACCAGTTCGTGAACTCGTACAAGCGACTGTGGGGTGGTGCTGAGGCGCCGAGCTACATCTGCTGGGGTCACAACAACCGGTCCGCGTTGCTGCGCATCCCGCAGTACAAGCCCGGCAAGGGCAACTCCGCGCGTATGGAGTTCCGTGGACTCGACCCGGTGGCGAACCCGTATCTGGCGTATTCGGTGCTGCTCGCCGCCGGTCTGGACGGCATCGAACAGCAGATGACGCTGGGCGAGCCGACCAGCGACGACGTGTGGGAGCTGACCGACGCCGAACGTCAGGCGATGGGCATCGAGCCGCTGCCGGATTCGCTGGACGCCGCACTGAAGATCATGGAGAAGTCCGATTTCGTCGCGGACGTGCTCGGCGAGCATGCGTTCGAGTATTTCCTGCGCAACAAGCATCAGGAATGGGACGAATACCGTGGCCAGGTCACGCCGTACGAGTTGAAGAAGTACCTGCCCAAGCTCTGA
- a CDS encoding DUF2252 domain-containing protein translates to MSENHPIIDMSWHMADTPLGQAKAGIALRKTTPLESHADWKIVPRRRDVIGLLEEQSAQRVPDLIPLRYYRMSDSAFTFYRGTALIMANDLAHTPTTGIPVQAVGDAHIGNFGMFRSPSDRLVFDINDFDETATGPWEWDVKRLAVSVEICGRANGIKEKDRRNAVARCVHSYRDHIRQFSQMDFLDVWYDHLDVEAALDHYESTVNGKRNRTLRDAALRASVRDSDHAAAKLTYLDSGEKRLRFRSKPPELVPISELQDYADLGVLRERLDALYDSYRQSLYEDRRYVLNRYRYHDTARKVVGVGSVGTRAWVSILTGRGLDDPLMLQMKEANESVFERFVGRSPYATHGERVVQGQKLIQSTADVLLGWASFVAEDGRPRDYYVRQFWNGKGSIDIDHLNALGLSDLGRMCAWCLAHAHARTGDSVAIANYLGGTDEFDQAIAAFAQAYAEQNEEDYSLFRKLIKKGELPCSKKSGAKK, encoded by the coding sequence ATGAGCGAGAACCATCCCATCATCGATATGTCATGGCACATGGCCGACACGCCGCTGGGGCAGGCCAAGGCCGGCATCGCGCTGCGCAAGACCACACCGTTGGAGAGCCACGCCGACTGGAAGATCGTGCCGCGCCGGCGCGACGTGATCGGGCTTTTGGAGGAACAGTCGGCGCAGCGGGTGCCGGATCTGATCCCGCTGAGGTACTACCGCATGAGCGATTCCGCGTTCACGTTCTACCGCGGCACCGCGCTCATCATGGCGAACGACCTCGCGCACACGCCGACCACCGGCATCCCCGTCCAGGCGGTCGGCGACGCGCATATCGGCAATTTCGGCATGTTCCGCTCCCCCAGCGACCGGCTCGTGTTCGACATCAACGACTTCGACGAGACAGCCACGGGACCGTGGGAATGGGACGTGAAGCGGCTCGCGGTGTCCGTGGAGATCTGCGGGCGGGCGAACGGCATCAAGGAGAAGGACCGGCGCAACGCGGTCGCACGCTGCGTGCACTCGTACCGCGACCATATCCGCCAGTTCTCGCAGATGGACTTCCTCGACGTCTGGTACGACCATCTCGACGTGGAGGCGGCGCTCGACCATTACGAAAGCACGGTGAACGGCAAGCGCAACCGCACGTTGCGCGACGCCGCGCTGCGCGCGTCGGTGCGTGATTCCGACCATGCGGCCGCGAAGCTCACCTATCTTGACAGCGGCGAGAAGCGGCTGCGGTTCCGCTCGAAGCCGCCGGAGCTGGTGCCGATCAGCGAGCTGCAGGACTATGCGGATCTCGGGGTGCTGCGGGAGAGGCTGGACGCACTGTATGACAGCTACCGGCAAAGCCTGTACGAGGACCGGCGTTACGTGCTGAACCGTTATCGGTACCATGACACCGCCCGCAAGGTCGTGGGCGTCGGCTCGGTCGGAACCCGCGCCTGGGTGTCGATTCTCACCGGACGGGGGCTTGACGACCCGCTGATGCTGCAGATGAAGGAGGCCAACGAGTCGGTCTTCGAACGGTTCGTCGGCCGCTCGCCGTATGCGACGCATGGCGAGCGTGTGGTGCAGGGGCAGAAGCTGATCCAATCCACTGCCGACGTGCTGCTCGGCTGGGCGAGTTTCGTGGCGGAGGACGGCCGGCCGCGCGACTATTACGTGCGCCAATTCTGGAACGGCAAGGGCTCGATCGACATCGATCATCTGAACGCGCTGGGATTGTCGGATCTGGGCCGCATGTGCGCATGGTGCCTGGCGCACGCGCATGCCCGCACCGGCGACAGCGTGGCCATCGCCAACTATCTTGGGGGCACCGACGAGTTCGACCAGGCGATAGCCGCGTTCGCCCAGGCGTATGCGGAGCAGAACGAGGAGGATTACTCCCTGTTCAGGAAGCTCATCAAGAAGGGCGAGCTCCCCTGCTCGAAGAAAAGCGGCGCGAAGAAGTGA
- a CDS encoding AbaSI family restriction endonuclease has product MSGADKLGYLIRALSRTKRKDYENYVVNAIWNRLAMDDVKPVTQQLVLWPDGRRSFVDLYFPQAMIGVECDEAYHQRQRERDREREITITDVLRQIRGEDYRALHVDVSGSYEQVERSIDDCVRRIRAEIERRRQANEFTPWTEAYVDYKEFYKTRDAVSVADDVGFPRIADAVNTLCGSEYKRFQESWFVPSVMRQWYGDRYRVWFPKLAIGGKAVANGWNNRLSDDGTYIYEYNEDADLVDPVGDGDPNDIRITFAKSADPVTRIQAYRFVGVFRRISNSEDGTRKRYQRIETVFPIHRTPCLPIHR; this is encoded by the coding sequence ATGAGTGGTGCGGATAAACTGGGATACCTGATTCGTGCGCTTTCGAGGACGAAGCGCAAGGATTACGAGAATTACGTCGTCAATGCCATATGGAACCGGTTGGCGATGGACGATGTCAAGCCGGTCACGCAACAGCTGGTGTTGTGGCCTGACGGGCGTCGGTCGTTCGTGGACCTGTATTTTCCTCAGGCGATGATCGGGGTGGAATGCGATGAGGCCTATCATCAGAGGCAACGGGAACGTGACCGCGAGCGCGAGATAACCATCACGGACGTGCTGCGTCAGATTCGCGGCGAGGACTATCGGGCGTTGCATGTGGATGTTTCCGGATCGTATGAGCAGGTGGAGCGATCCATCGACGACTGCGTGCGGCGGATACGTGCAGAGATCGAACGGCGCAGGCAGGCGAACGAGTTCACGCCGTGGACGGAAGCCTACGTCGATTACAAGGAGTTCTACAAGACGAGGGACGCCGTCAGCGTTGCGGATGACGTCGGCTTTCCCCGAATCGCCGACGCGGTCAACACGCTGTGCGGTTCCGAGTACAAGAGATTTCAGGAATCCTGGTTCGTCCCCAGCGTGATGCGCCAATGGTACGGCGACCGATATCGAGTCTGGTTCCCGAAGCTCGCCATAGGCGGGAAGGCCGTGGCAAACGGTTGGAACAACCGGCTGTCCGATGACGGCACCTATATCTACGAATACAACGAGGACGCCGATCTGGTGGATCCGGTCGGCGACGGCGACCCCAATGACATCCGTATAACGTTCGCCAAGTCCGCCGACCCGGTGACGCGGATTCAGGCGTATCGATTCGTTGGCGTGTTCCGCCGGATCTCGAACAGCGAGGACGGAACACGGAAGCGGTACCAGCGCATCGAAACCGTCTTCCCGATTCATCGCACGCCTTGTCTGCCAATCCACAGATAA